One Engystomops pustulosus chromosome 7, aEngPut4.maternal, whole genome shotgun sequence DNA window includes the following coding sequences:
- the LOC140070089 gene encoding olfactory receptor 12D1-like: MEGFNNTLLNEFILIGITDQPLLRKVLFIFVFFFYLLDLCGNLTIVSLVIRDPVLQSPMYVFLGNLSFVDMLTSSVIVPKMMVGFFVENIITVKGCVTQMYFSHFLGCTEAVLLAVMGYDRYVAICHPLRYVTIMGRSTCIQLIVATWLTGFTYSLINAVMTSQLPFCNNQKVKHFFCDVKPVIKLACKDIHVNEVTMNTASGFLSTINFLLTLLSYIYIITHVFKIKSSTGRTKVFSTCSSHFTIVILFYGTAMCTYLGPSSEASLEKDRIAAILYTVITPTLNPIIYTLRNKEVRNSVKRLIKSFP, encoded by the coding sequence ATGGAAGGATTTAATAACACATTACTAAATGAGTTCATCCTTATTGGCATCACCGACCAGCCATTGCTACGGAAAGTCCtcttcatttttgtatttttcttttaccttcttGACCTTTGTGGTAATCTCACCATAGTTTCATTAGTCATCAGAGATCCTGTTTTGCAGTCTCCGATGTATGTCTTCCTTGGCAATCTTTCCTTTGTCGATATGCTAACTTCTTCAGTGATTGTTCCAAAAATGATGGTTGGGTTCTTTGTAGAGAACATCATTACGGTCAAGGGTTGTGTCACTCAAATGTATTTCTCCCATTTTTTGGGATGCACAGAAGCTGTTCTTCTGGCTGTCATGGGGTATGACCGATATGTTGCTATCTGCCACCCACTACGGTATGTGACCATTATGGGGAGGTCTACCTGTATCCAACTGATTGTAGCTACATGGTTGACAGGTTTCACTTATTCATTAATAAATGCTGTCATGACATCTCAGCTGCCATTCTGTAATAACCAAAAAGTCAAACACTTTTTCTGTGATGTGAAGCCAGTAATAAAGCTGGCGTGTAAGGACATCCATGTGAACGAGGTTACTATGAATACAGCAAGTGGCTTCCTAAGCACAATCAACTTCTTGCTTACTCTGTTGTCCTACATTTACATAATTACTCATGTCTTCAAGATAAAGTCATCCACTGGTAGAACCAAAGTATTCTCAACATGTTCCTCACACTTTACCATTGTCATCTTGTTTTACGGAACAGCAATGTGCACTTACCTTGGACCTTCTTCTGAAGCTTCACTGGAAAAAGACAGGAttgctgccatcttatatacagttaTTACTCCGACATTGAAccctattatttatacattgagaAACAAAGAAGTTAGAAATTCAGTCAAAAGACTCATAAAGAGCTTcccttaa
- the LOC140070090 gene encoding olfactory receptor 12D1-like, translating to MDGFNGTLLNEFILMGITDKQFPQKFLFAFVLFFYLLGICGNLTIVSLVVRDPVLQSPMYFLLANLSFVDMIFSSVTVPKMMVGFFTQNIISVKGCITQMYFFHFLGCTEGVLLASMGYDRYDAICLPLRYINIMGRSTCIQLVLGSWFTGSAYSFINAIMTSKLPFCYHNKIKHFFCDVKPVMKLACKDTYLNEIIVTTASGFFSTGTFLLTMLSYAYIITHVLKIRSSKGRFKVFSTCSSHLTIVIMFYGTAMCTYLGPASETSLEKDRIAALLFTVITPMLNPIIYTLRNKEVRDLFRKLIKRSNISRIFLGK from the coding sequence ATGGATGGATTTAATGGTACATTACTAAATGAGTTCATTCTCATGGGAATCACCGATAAGCAGTTTCCCCAGAAATTCCTCTTTGCTTTTGTACTGTTTTTTTACCTTCTTGGCATTTGTGGAAATCTCACCATAGTTTCATTGGTGGTCAGAGATCCTGTTCTACAGTCTCCAATGTATTTCCTCCTTGCCAATCTTTCCTTTGTGGATATGATATTTTCTTCAGTGACAGTTCCAAAAATGATGGTTGGGTTCTTTACACAGAACATAATTAGTGTAAAGGGTTGTATTACTCAAatgtattttttccattttttgggaTGTACAGAAGGTGTCCTCTTGGCTTCCATGGGGTATGACCGATATGATGCAATCTGCCTCCCACTACGATACATAAACATAATGGGGAGGTCTACCTGCATCCAACTGGTTTTGGGCTCATGGTTTACAGGTTCTGCTTATTCATTTATTAATGCCATCATGACATCTAAGCTGCCATTTTGTTATCATAACAAGATCAAACACTTTTTCTGTGATGTGAAGCCGGTAATGAAGCTGGCTTGTAAAGATACTTACTTGAATGAGATCATTGTTACCACAGCAAGTGGCTTTTTCAGCACAGGCACTTTTTTGCTCACTATGTTGTCCTATGCTTACATCATTACTCATGTCCTGAAGATAAGATCTTCAAAGGGAAGGTTCAAAGTATTCTCAACATGTTCCTCACACTTGACTATTGTCATTATGTTTTATGGGACAGCAATGTGCACTTACCTTGGACCTGCTTCAGAGACTTCATTGGAAAAAGACAGGATTGCTGCCTTGTTATTTACAGTCATTACTCCAATGCTCAACCCTATAATTTATACATTACGAAACAAAGAAGTAAGGGATTTATTTAGAAAACTTATAAAAAGGTCAAATATTTCTAGAATTTTTCTAGGTAAATAG